One part of the Thermococcus litoralis DSM 5473 genome encodes these proteins:
- a CDS encoding DUF1464 family protein, which produces MRIIGVDPGTKSFDIIGLEDGKIKLDLSFPSEVVAEEPSKIVRTLEEFSADLIIGPSGYGVPLKHISELTDRDRFEMTLVWEEEMKEIPVLIGLQKMVSEMAEKNMNVWFIPGVIHLPTVPEWRKYNKIDMGTADKMAITVLGIYDQPKRLGLEYSDVSFVLLEVGFGYNYAGAVKGGKIVDGIGGTIFPGPAYVNSGALDGEVAYLMGEIKKWHLFWGGASIIAAEKILPPEEFAKRLDEEPFAKAWEAMKDGFLKAVASELTVVRDAKEILLSGRLMRIDELRKDVKDLFEERFGLPVVKQRGLEGKAKEAAQGSAIIGDGLAGGEFKELVEHVEIKKSYGSVLDYVKLPLNI; this is translated from the coding sequence ATGAGGATTATAGGCGTCGATCCAGGCACGAAGAGCTTTGACATTATCGGCCTTGAAGACGGAAAGATAAAACTCGATCTCAGCTTTCCAAGTGAAGTAGTTGCAGAAGAGCCAAGCAAAATCGTTAGGACACTAGAAGAATTCAGTGCAGACTTAATAATCGGTCCCTCAGGATACGGAGTTCCGCTTAAGCACATAAGCGAGCTCACCGACAGGGACCGCTTCGAGATGACCCTTGTTTGGGAAGAGGAGATGAAAGAAATACCAGTTCTCATTGGATTGCAAAAGATGGTAAGCGAGATGGCTGAAAAGAACATGAACGTGTGGTTTATTCCCGGCGTTATACACCTTCCAACTGTGCCAGAATGGAGGAAGTACAACAAAATAGACATGGGAACAGCAGATAAGATGGCGATAACCGTTCTCGGAATCTACGACCAACCCAAGAGGCTCGGCCTTGAGTATTCCGACGTTTCATTCGTGCTTCTTGAAGTTGGCTTCGGCTACAATTACGCGGGAGCAGTGAAGGGTGGAAAGATAGTGGACGGGATTGGGGGTACGATATTTCCTGGCCCGGCATACGTGAACAGCGGCGCTCTCGATGGAGAAGTTGCCTACCTTATGGGCGAAATCAAGAAGTGGCACCTCTTCTGGGGAGGAGCAAGCATAATTGCCGCAGAAAAGATACTCCCACCCGAAGAGTTTGCTAAGAGGCTTGACGAGGAACCCTTTGCAAAAGCCTGGGAAGCGATGAAAGACGGATTTTTAAAGGCAGTGGCGAGTGAACTCACCGTTGTGAGAGATGCCAAGGAAATACTTCTTTCCGGCAGACTTATGCGCATAGATGAGCTTAGAAAAGATGTTAAAGACCTCTTTGAGGAGCGCTTTGGCCTTCCAGTGGTTAAGCAGAGGGGCCTTGAGGGGAAAGCGAAAGAGGCCGCCCAGGGAAGTGCAATAATCGGAGACGGACTTGCTGGAGGAGAATTCAAAGAGCTTGTTGAACACGTTGAGATAAAGAAGAGTTACGGAAGCGTCCTCGACTATGTGAAACTTCCTTTGAACATTTGA
- the cdr gene encoding CoA-disulfide reductase has product MKKTVVIIGGGAAGMSTASRVKRLKPEWDVKVFEATEWVSHAPCGVPYVVEGISPKEKLMHYPPEFFIKKRGIDLHLNAEVIEVEQGSVRVREKGEEKTYEWDYLVFANGASPQVPPIEGVGLKGVFTADLPPDAVAIKEYMKKNDVRNVVVIGTGYIALEMAEAFVVQGKNVTLIGRSERVLRKTFDKEITDIVEAKLREHLNLRLEEVTLRIEGEEKVEKVVTDAGEYKADLVIIATGIKPNTELARQLGVRIGETGAIWTNERMQTSVENVYAAGDVAETKHLITGRRVWVPLAPPGNKMGYVAGSNIAGVEVTFPGVLGTAITKFMDLEIGKTGLTEGEALKEGYDVKTAFIEARTKPHYYPGGKKIWLKAVADKENGKLLGLQAVGAEILPRVDAFAVALQAGFTTKDLFFADLAYAPPFAPVWDPLVVLARVLKF; this is encoded by the coding sequence ATGAAAAAGACAGTTGTTATCATAGGTGGCGGAGCTGCTGGAATGAGCACTGCATCAAGAGTAAAGAGGCTGAAACCTGAATGGGATGTAAAGGTGTTTGAAGCGACTGAATGGGTCAGTCATGCCCCCTGTGGAGTGCCTTATGTTGTTGAAGGAATTTCTCCAAAGGAGAAACTTATGCACTATCCACCCGAGTTTTTCATCAAAAAGAGAGGAATTGACCTGCACTTGAATGCAGAAGTGATAGAAGTTGAGCAGGGAAGTGTGAGAGTAAGGGAGAAGGGTGAAGAGAAAACCTACGAGTGGGACTACCTGGTCTTTGCAAACGGTGCCTCTCCCCAAGTACCGCCAATAGAGGGTGTAGGTTTGAAGGGAGTTTTTACAGCAGACCTGCCTCCAGATGCGGTTGCAATAAAAGAGTATATGAAGAAAAATGATGTAAGGAACGTTGTGGTGATTGGAACTGGCTATATAGCACTTGAGATGGCCGAAGCGTTTGTGGTTCAGGGAAAGAATGTAACACTAATCGGCAGAAGCGAGAGGGTCTTAAGAAAAACCTTTGACAAGGAAATCACCGATATAGTAGAGGCAAAACTCAGGGAACACCTAAACCTCCGTCTGGAAGAAGTAACCCTTAGGATTGAAGGAGAAGAGAAGGTAGAAAAGGTAGTCACTGATGCAGGGGAGTATAAAGCCGATCTAGTCATCATAGCCACTGGAATCAAGCCAAACACAGAGCTTGCACGACAACTAGGGGTTAGGATAGGAGAAACTGGAGCAATATGGACAAACGAGAGAATGCAAACAAGCGTTGAGAATGTCTATGCTGCTGGAGATGTTGCCGAGACAAAGCATTTGATCACTGGCAGAAGGGTATGGGTGCCATTGGCTCCACCGGGTAACAAGATGGGCTACGTAGCGGGAAGCAACATAGCAGGTGTTGAGGTAACCTTTCCAGGAGTTCTTGGAACGGCCATAACCAAATTCATGGATCTTGAAATTGGGAAAACCGGGTTAACAGAAGGAGAAGCACTAAAAGAAGGATATGATGTTAAGACGGCATTCATAGAGGCAAGGACAAAACCCCATTATTATCCAGGCGGAAAGAAGATATGGCTCAAAGCTGTGGCAGACAAAGAGAACGGAAAGCTCTTAGGATTGCAAGCAGTTGGAGCAGAGATACTTCCAAGAGTGGATGCTTTTGCAGTAGCTTTACAAGCAGGATTTACAACAAAAGACCTCTTCTTTGCCGATTTAGCCTATGCACCACCGTTTGCCCCGGTTTGGGACCCACTGGTAGTTCTAGCAAGGGTCTTGAAGTTCTGA
- a CDS encoding DUF998 domain-containing protein, whose protein sequence is MKAISKAPCLYLAYLSIAIPLISIAIAILLSDWFSITNNALSDLGHATRSSVAPIFNFGLSLGGALIIYVSALCIYKTSKAFSVVGFLVGFTLILVAVFDEIYRGLHFKVSVAFFLSLAVFLVAYGIYFRSYLPIPALTVAILAWLIHFAYNIPEGVAIPELVSVFATAPFYIDTIKRLQANS, encoded by the coding sequence ATGAAAGCAATAAGCAAAGCCCCCTGTTTATACCTGGCGTATCTCTCAATAGCGATACCCTTAATATCAATTGCAATAGCAATACTTCTCTCAGATTGGTTCAGTATCACAAACAACGCCCTAAGCGATCTTGGACATGCCACAAGAAGCTCCGTTGCACCGATATTTAACTTTGGCTTGAGTCTCGGAGGGGCTCTTATCATATACGTTTCAGCACTGTGCATATACAAAACCAGCAAAGCTTTTTCTGTCGTGGGGTTCTTAGTTGGGTTTACTCTAATCTTGGTAGCTGTCTTTGATGAAATCTACAGGGGACTGCACTTCAAAGTCTCGGTGGCGTTCTTTCTCTCCCTTGCAGTATTCCTAGTTGCCTACGGAATCTACTTTAGAAGCTATCTGCCTATTCCTGCTCTAACAGTTGCGATACTAGCGTGGCTCATTCATTTTGCATACAATATTCCAGAGGGAGTAGCAATCCCAGAGCTCGTCTCTGTATTTGCAACAGCTCCGTTTTACATCGATACGATAAAAAGGCTTCAAGCAAACTCATAA
- the leuS gene encoding leucine--tRNA ligase has protein sequence MVDFKAIEEKWQQKWLEEKVFEPQIDEKKPKFYITVAFPYLSGHLHVGHARTYTIPDVIARFKRMQGYNVLFPMAWHITGSPIVGIAERIKHRDPQTIYVYRDVYKVPEDILWTFEDPVNIVKYFMKAAKETFIRAGFSVDWSREFHTTSLFPPFSKFIEWQFLRLKEKGLIVKGTHYVRWDPVVGTPLGDHDLIEGEDVQILDYILIKFVLEENSEVYYLPAATLRPETVYGVTNMWLNPEATYVKARVKSGDKEEKWIISKEAAYKLSFQDKDIEVLEEFKGEKLIGKWVKNPVTGDEVIILPAEFVDPDNATGVVMSVPAHAPFDHAALEDIKKNTEILLKYDIDPRIVENISYISLIELEGYGEFPAVEESEKLGVKSQKDVEKLEQATKNIYKAEYHKGVFKIEPYKGKPVNEVKELVAKDMFEKGIADRMYEFSDKNVISRFGNRAVIKIIHDQWFIDYGNPEWKAKAREALAQMKILPESRRAQFEAIIEWLDKKACARKVGLGTPLPWDPEWVIESLSDSTIYMAYYTISRAVNKYGIKGEQLIPEVFDYIFLENFSEEKEKQLSEKTGIPKEVIREMKEEFEYWYPLDWRCSAKDLIPNHLTFFIFNHVAIFRKEHWPKGIAVNGFGTLEGQKMSKSKGNVLNFIDAIEENGADVVRLYIMSLAEHDSDFDWKRSEVGKLRKQIERFYELITEFAKYEDKDVELMDIDKWLLHRVNKAIKGATEALEEFRTRTAVQWAFYSILNDLRWYMRRTEGRNDEAKRATLRRLADIWVRLMAPFTPHIAEELWTKLGGEGFVSLAKWPEPVEEWWNKTIELEEDYIKALIDDIKEIITVAKLENAKRAYIYTAEEWKWRVAEIVAEKKDFKAAMSEVMKDPEMRKRGKEVSKLIQKLVKERAFELKRIDEEKALRQAKAFIERETGLEIIINPEEDKGGKKKQAMPMKPAIFVE, from the coding sequence ATGGTAGATTTCAAGGCTATTGAAGAAAAATGGCAGCAGAAGTGGCTGGAAGAGAAGGTATTCGAACCTCAGATAGATGAAAAGAAGCCAAAGTTCTACATAACGGTTGCATTTCCTTACTTGTCAGGCCACCTGCACGTGGGACATGCAAGGACCTACACTATACCGGACGTTATTGCAAGGTTCAAGAGAATGCAGGGATACAATGTCTTGTTCCCAATGGCGTGGCATATAACCGGCTCTCCAATAGTCGGGATAGCGGAAAGAATAAAGCATAGAGACCCCCAGACAATCTACGTTTATAGGGATGTCTACAAAGTTCCGGAGGATATTCTATGGACATTTGAAGACCCAGTGAATATAGTTAAGTATTTCATGAAGGCGGCAAAGGAGACTTTTATTAGAGCCGGTTTTAGTGTTGACTGGAGCAGGGAATTTCACACGACATCGCTCTTTCCGCCGTTCAGTAAGTTTATCGAGTGGCAGTTCTTGAGATTAAAAGAAAAAGGGCTGATCGTTAAGGGAACCCACTACGTCAGATGGGATCCAGTTGTTGGAACCCCCTTGGGAGATCACGACCTTATTGAGGGAGAAGATGTACAGATACTGGATTACATTCTGATAAAGTTCGTTCTTGAAGAAAACAGCGAAGTTTATTATCTACCTGCGGCAACCCTAAGACCAGAAACCGTTTACGGAGTAACCAACATGTGGTTAAATCCCGAGGCAACTTACGTGAAAGCCAGAGTTAAGAGCGGAGACAAGGAAGAGAAATGGATAATAAGCAAGGAAGCCGCTTACAAGTTGAGCTTCCAAGATAAGGATATTGAAGTTCTGGAAGAGTTCAAGGGAGAGAAGTTAATTGGAAAGTGGGTCAAGAACCCGGTAACTGGAGATGAGGTAATTATTTTGCCCGCTGAGTTCGTTGATCCAGATAATGCTACCGGAGTAGTCATGAGCGTTCCTGCACATGCACCCTTCGATCATGCAGCCTTAGAGGACATAAAGAAGAACACAGAAATTCTGTTGAAGTATGATATTGATCCAAGGATCGTTGAAAACATAAGCTACATCTCCCTGATTGAGTTGGAGGGCTATGGTGAATTTCCGGCTGTTGAAGAGAGTGAAAAGCTTGGAGTAAAGAGCCAAAAAGATGTGGAAAAACTTGAACAGGCCACAAAAAACATCTACAAAGCTGAATACCACAAGGGTGTCTTCAAGATTGAGCCCTACAAAGGAAAACCCGTTAATGAGGTAAAGGAGCTAGTAGCTAAGGATATGTTCGAAAAAGGAATAGCTGACAGGATGTATGAATTCTCGGACAAAAACGTCATCTCAAGGTTTGGAAACAGGGCGGTTATAAAAATAATCCACGACCAATGGTTTATCGACTACGGAAACCCAGAATGGAAGGCAAAAGCAAGAGAGGCTTTGGCGCAAATGAAAATCCTGCCGGAGTCAAGAAGGGCACAGTTTGAAGCCATAATAGAGTGGCTCGACAAGAAAGCCTGCGCGAGAAAAGTTGGCCTTGGAACTCCTTTGCCGTGGGATCCGGAGTGGGTGATCGAAAGTCTGAGCGACTCAACAATCTACATGGCTTACTACACCATAAGCAGAGCCGTAAATAAGTATGGCATTAAAGGAGAACAGCTAATCCCAGAAGTTTTTGACTACATATTCCTTGAGAACTTCAGTGAGGAGAAAGAAAAGCAGCTAAGCGAAAAAACAGGCATTCCAAAGGAAGTTATAAGAGAAATGAAGGAAGAATTTGAATACTGGTACCCGCTGGACTGGAGATGCTCGGCTAAGGACTTAATTCCAAACCACTTAACGTTCTTTATCTTCAATCACGTTGCCATATTCAGAAAAGAGCACTGGCCGAAAGGAATAGCGGTCAACGGCTTTGGAACCCTTGAAGGGCAGAAAATGAGCAAGAGCAAGGGGAACGTGCTCAACTTCATCGATGCCATTGAAGAGAACGGTGCAGATGTGGTTAGACTTTACATAATGAGCTTAGCAGAACACGACAGCGACTTTGACTGGAAGAGGAGTGAAGTGGGCAAATTAAGAAAGCAAATAGAGAGATTCTATGAGCTGATAACTGAATTTGCCAAATATGAGGACAAAGACGTTGAGCTAATGGACATTGACAAGTGGCTCTTGCACAGAGTTAACAAAGCCATAAAAGGCGCCACTGAGGCTCTGGAGGAATTTAGAACAAGAACGGCTGTTCAATGGGCTTTCTACAGCATACTGAACGACTTAAGATGGTACATGAGGAGAACAGAAGGAAGGAATGATGAAGCGAAGAGGGCTACTTTGAGGAGACTTGCTGATATCTGGGTTCGCTTGATGGCTCCGTTTACACCACACATAGCTGAGGAACTCTGGACAAAGCTTGGTGGAGAGGGCTTTGTAAGCCTTGCCAAGTGGCCAGAGCCGGTTGAAGAATGGTGGAACAAAACAATAGAACTTGAGGAGGACTACATCAAGGCACTAATCGATGATATAAAGGAAATTATCACCGTTGCAAAGCTCGAAAATGCAAAGAGAGCCTACATCTACACAGCTGAAGAGTGGAAGTGGAGAGTAGCAGAAATAGTTGCGGAGAAGAAGGACTTCAAGGCAGCGATGAGTGAAGTAATGAAAGACCCAGAGATGAGAAAGCGTGGCAAGGAAGTTTCAAAGCTGATTCAAAAGCTTGTCAAGGAGAGAGCTTTTGAACTCAAGCGCATCGATGAGGAGAAAGCCTTAAGACAGGCAAAGGCCTTCATAGAACGCGAAACGGGGCTAGAAATCATCATAAACCCAGAGGAGGACAAGGGCGGAAAGAAGAAGCAGGCAATGCCTATGAAGCCTGCAATATTTGTGGAGTGA
- a CDS encoding MFS transporter produces the protein MIVETILLLIFAVLMFPQSIVFFLGPSWRMFGAIALVSVLMGISNAFVNTPLNVEFQQLVPTEYRARVFSVLEVMSQGIIPISYGLVGILLDKTPAHLIALSLAILVLFLVLLFVTKYSKAVFIEFESRKKEAEMEVML, from the coding sequence TTGATAGTTGAAACAATTCTACTGTTGATTTTTGCCGTTTTAATGTTTCCACAAAGCATTGTATTCTTTTTGGGACCCAGCTGGAGAATGTTTGGTGCAATTGCTTTGGTATCGGTTTTAATGGGGATTTCAAATGCCTTCGTGAACACTCCACTAAACGTGGAATTCCAGCAGCTTGTTCCAACGGAATATAGGGCGAGGGTGTTTTCGGTTTTGGAAGTTATGAGTCAGGGAATAATTCCCATAAGCTATGGTCTCGTTGGCATACTCCTCGATAAGACTCCCGCCCATTTAATTGCTCTTAGTTTAGCAATACTCGTACTTTTCTTAGTTTTGCTATTTGTGACAAAATACTCAAAAGCTGTTTTCATAGAATTTGAAAGTAGGAAGAAGGAAGCTGAAATGGAAGTAATGCTTTAA
- a CDS encoding MFS transporter, with the protein MRDNRNFWLFAMGRFVSLVGSGVQDVALPLFILDLTGSGTIMGTFMIISMLPRLLLYPIAGVLGDKINRKWIMVWMDFGRGVVILLLALLASKNLITIPILFGTQFVVSIMNALFGPATSAMLPDIVEKEELMRANSILMSFNSTAYIVGPALGGIIYGMGGIMIAFLINGVSFIASGVSELFIRYEQKVEKIKNIGEVFEGLRDGLNYIRVRRGY; encoded by the coding sequence ATGAGAGACAATCGAAATTTTTGGCTCTTTGCCATGGGACGTTTCGTATCTCTCGTGGGAAGTGGAGTACAAGATGTGGCTTTGCCCTTGTTCATTCTAGATTTAACAGGCTCTGGCACGATAATGGGAACTTTTATGATAATTTCAATGCTTCCTCGATTACTCCTATACCCAATAGCTGGCGTTTTGGGAGATAAAATCAACAGAAAGTGGATAATGGTCTGGATGGACTTTGGAAGGGGAGTAGTTATTCTACTTCTAGCTCTTTTGGCTTCAAAAAATTTGATAACAATACCTATCCTTTTTGGGACGCAGTTCGTTGTGTCGATCATGAACGCTTTGTTCGGGCCGGCAACCAGTGCTATGCTGCCGGATATAGTAGAAAAAGAGGAGTTAATGAGAGCAAATTCAATTTTGATGAGCTTCAACAGCACAGCTTATATAGTGGGCCCAGCCCTTGGTGGGATAATTTATGGGATGGGAGGAATAATGATAGCGTTTCTTATCAATGGTGTGTCGTTTATAGCTTCAGGTGTTAGTGAGCTTTTTATAAGATATGAACAAAAAGTAGAGAAGATAAAAAACATTGGCGAAGTTTTTGAGGGTTTAAGAGATGGCTTAAACTACATAAGAGTCCGAAGGGGATATTAA
- the gcvH gene encoding glycine cleavage system protein GcvH, which translates to MIEVGEYKIKEGLYYTKDHEWIQVLEDGTVLVGITDYAQKELGDLAYVELPEVGKEVAKGDVLCEVESVKAVSEVYAPVSGEVIEVNEELEDAPEKINEDPYGAWIAKIKPSNLEEELKELMDANAYAEYLKSL; encoded by the coding sequence ATGATTGAGGTTGGAGAATACAAGATTAAAGAGGGACTATACTACACCAAAGACCACGAATGGATTCAAGTGCTTGAGGATGGCACGGTTTTAGTGGGAATAACCGACTATGCGCAAAAGGAGCTTGGTGACCTCGCTTATGTAGAACTTCCAGAGGTTGGAAAAGAGGTGGCAAAAGGAGATGTACTCTGCGAAGTGGAAAGCGTAAAAGCCGTAAGCGAAGTCTACGCACCAGTTAGTGGTGAGGTAATTGAAGTTAACGAAGAACTTGAAGACGCTCCAGAAAAAATCAACGAAGACCCATATGGAGCTTGGATTGCTAAGATAAAGCCAAGCAATCTTGAAGAGGAATTGAAAGAGCTTATGGATGCTAACGCTTATGCTGAATACTTGAAATCACTCTGA
- a CDS encoding MBL fold metallo-hydrolase yields the protein MIIKGIGLDSSSKIAFQSHAHTDHFVSGEFIVSTKPTKFLSHLKKGGLYKTYRFGESFYIGDYKAKLYPAGHMLGSAQIYIKFDEFSLLYTGDVKWFKLRTAEKSKFRKADILVIEATYGLPMYNFPTPREAEKKLIAFVEGALDRKKVPTLYANQMGKAQELLKILDVHGYSARVPSDIRKVAKIYEKFGIKFNNISNDGEVVIRGFRSQKPINGIHPSELFVSGFGNLKLSNHADFWELIRIIERAKPEKIYTRYGYNREFARILRGLGYEARPVEDVLLSGELI from the coding sequence ATGATAATCAAAGGTATTGGGTTGGATTCTTCATCAAAAATTGCCTTTCAAAGTCATGCTCACACCGATCATTTTGTTAGTGGAGAGTTTATAGTATCCACAAAACCCACGAAGTTCCTCAGCCATCTCAAAAAAGGTGGACTCTACAAGACCTACCGATTTGGAGAGAGCTTTTACATAGGTGATTATAAAGCAAAGCTCTATCCAGCAGGTCACATGCTGGGCTCTGCTCAAATATACATCAAATTTGATGAGTTTTCACTCCTTTACACAGGGGATGTAAAGTGGTTTAAGCTTAGAACGGCCGAAAAAAGCAAATTCAGAAAGGCAGATATCTTGGTTATTGAAGCCACCTACGGCCTTCCAATGTACAACTTTCCGACTCCAAGAGAAGCTGAAAAGAAGCTCATAGCCTTTGTGGAGGGAGCATTAGACAGAAAAAAGGTTCCAACGCTCTATGCAAATCAAATGGGAAAGGCTCAGGAACTGCTTAAAATTCTGGACGTTCATGGCTATTCTGCGAGAGTTCCAAGTGATATAAGAAAAGTTGCCAAGATCTACGAAAAATTTGGAATTAAGTTTAACAACATTTCAAATGATGGGGAGGTTGTTATTAGGGGCTTTAGGAGTCAAAAGCCTATTAACGGCATCCATCCTTCTGAGCTGTTTGTTTCTGGGTTTGGGAATCTAAAGCTCAGCAACCATGCAGACTTCTGGGAGCTTATAAGAATAATTGAAAGGGCTAAGCCTGAAAAAATTTACACACGATACGGCTATAATAGGGAATTTGCAAGGATTTTGAGAGGATTAGGATATGAAGCAAGGCCTGTAGAAGATGTTTTGCTTTCAGGAGAATTAATTTGA
- a CDS encoding ADP-specific glucokinase, with protein sequence MRLWKRLYVNAFENALNAIPNVKGVLLAYNTNIDAIKYLDKDDLEKRVTEIGKEKVFEIIENPPEKISSIEELLGGILRSIKLGKAMEWFVESEEVRRYLREWGWDELRIGGQAGIMANLLGGVYRIPTIVHVPQNPKLQAELFVDGPIYVPVFEGNKLKLVHPKDAIAEEEELIHYIYEFPRGFQVFDVQAPRENRFIANADDYNARVYMRREFREGFEEITRNVELAIISGLQVLKEYYPDGTTYRDVLDRVESHLNILNRYNVKSHFEFAYTANRRVREALVELLPKFTSVGLNEVELASIMEIIGDEELAKEVLEGHIFSVIDAMNVLMDETGIERIHFHTYGYYLALTQYRGEEVRDALLFASLAAAAKAMKGNLERIEQIRDALSVPTNERAIVLEEELEKEFTEFENGLIDMVDRQLAFVPTKIVASPKSTVGIGDTISSSAFVSEFGMRKR encoded by the coding sequence ATAAGATTGTGGAAAAGGCTGTATGTAAACGCCTTTGAGAATGCCCTAAACGCTATCCCAAACGTTAAGGGTGTTCTTCTGGCATATAACACCAACATTGATGCCATAAAATACTTAGACAAGGACGATCTAGAAAAGAGAGTAACCGAAATAGGGAAAGAGAAGGTTTTTGAAATTATTGAAAATCCACCTGAAAAGATCTCCTCCATTGAAGAGCTTCTTGGTGGAATATTGAGGAGCATAAAACTTGGCAAGGCTATGGAGTGGTTTGTAGAGAGTGAGGAAGTGAGGAGATACTTAAGGGAATGGGGATGGGATGAGCTGAGAATAGGAGGGCAGGCAGGGATAATGGCGAACCTTCTTGGGGGAGTGTATAGAATTCCAACGATTGTTCATGTTCCTCAGAATCCAAAGCTTCAGGCGGAGTTGTTTGTAGATGGTCCTATTTATGTCCCCGTCTTTGAAGGAAATAAGTTGAAGCTAGTTCACCCTAAAGATGCCATTGCAGAGGAAGAAGAGTTAATCCACTACATATATGAATTTCCCAGAGGTTTTCAGGTTTTTGATGTTCAAGCACCAAGAGAGAATAGATTCATAGCCAATGCCGATGACTACAACGCGAGGGTCTACATGAGAAGGGAATTCAGAGAAGGCTTTGAGGAAATTACCAGAAATGTTGAGCTAGCGATAATAAGCGGGCTGCAGGTTTTAAAGGAATACTATCCCGACGGAACAACATACAGAGATGTTCTTGATAGAGTCGAAAGTCATTTGAATATCCTCAACCGCTACAACGTGAAGAGCCATTTTGAATTTGCATATACTGCAAACAGAAGGGTTAGGGAGGCACTTGTAGAGCTTTTACCGAAGTTCACAAGCGTCGGCCTTAATGAAGTAGAACTTGCCTCAATAATGGAGATAATAGGAGACGAGGAGCTGGCAAAAGAAGTTCTGGAGGGACATATCTTCTCAGTCATAGATGCGATGAATGTTTTAATGGACGAGACAGGAATTGAGAGAATTCACTTCCACACCTACGGCTACTACCTCGCCCTAACTCAATACAGAGGAGAAGAGGTAAGAGATGCTCTGCTCTTTGCATCCCTCGCTGCAGCTGCCAAAGCCATGAAAGGAAACCTTGAAAGAATAGAGCAGATTAGAGATGCCCTAAGTGTACCAACAAATGAAAGGGCAATAGTGCTTGAAGAAGAACTTGAAAAGGAGTTCACAGAATTTGAGAACGGCCTTATTGATATGGTGGACAGACAACTTGCTTTTGTGCCAACAAAGATTGTAGCATCTCCCAAGAGCACCGTTGGAATTGGAGATACCATTTCAAGCTCTGCTTTTGTCAGTGAATTTGGCATGAGGAAAAGGTAA
- the mpgS gene encoding mannosyl-3-phosphoglycerate synthase, whose protein sequence is MLLEAPVYKEIFGAVKIYELQKVIKMDTETEDVPMFTVQNLPREDIYKTIGEMAIIVPMKNEKLHLVDGVLKAIPHKSPIIIVSNSKRKGPNRFKQEVDLVKHFCNLTHSKVIMIHQRDPGLAEAFRETGYEDILDEKGLVRSGKGEGMLIGIMLAKAIGAKYVGFVDADNYIPGAVNEYVKDYAAGFLMSESEYAMVRLHWRHKPKVSRGTLYFKKWGRVSEITNRYLNQLISEKTAFETTIMVTGNAGEHAMTMKLAEILPFSTGYSIEPYEIVYLLERFGSWENVEEFQDVFDQGIEIFQIETLNPHFHEDKGQEHVKEMVLLSLTTIYHSKLASERLKRQILEDLRMHGIIKEDEEPPKPRVMRPIKDIDIKKWMKTLESNQETLLRFDL, encoded by the coding sequence ATGCTTTTAGAAGCTCCGGTTTATAAAGAAATCTTTGGAGCTGTGAAGATTTACGAACTACAAAAAGTCATCAAGATGGATACGGAAACTGAAGATGTCCCTATGTTCACTGTTCAAAATCTCCCGAGAGAGGATATCTACAAAACCATCGGAGAAATGGCAATAATCGTGCCAATGAAAAACGAAAAGCTACACTTAGTTGATGGAGTCCTCAAGGCAATACCCCACAAATCGCCAATCATAATAGTCTCTAACAGCAAAAGAAAGGGGCCCAACAGATTCAAGCAGGAGGTAGATTTAGTAAAACACTTCTGCAATTTGACACACTCGAAAGTTATTATGATCCACCAGAGAGACCCCGGGCTAGCAGAGGCGTTTAGAGAGACAGGGTACGAGGACATCTTAGACGAAAAAGGACTTGTGAGAAGTGGAAAAGGAGAGGGCATGCTCATAGGGATAATGCTCGCTAAGGCAATAGGAGCCAAATACGTAGGATTCGTTGATGCAGATAACTATATACCCGGAGCGGTTAATGAATATGTCAAGGACTATGCCGCTGGATTCTTGATGAGTGAGAGTGAATACGCAATGGTAAGACTCCACTGGAGGCACAAGCCCAAAGTTAGCAGAGGAACGCTTTATTTCAAGAAGTGGGGAAGGGTGAGTGAAATAACTAATCGCTATCTGAATCAGCTGATAAGTGAGAAGACTGCATTTGAAACCACGATAATGGTAACCGGCAATGCAGGAGAACACGCAATGACAATGAAGCTTGCAGAAATTTTACCGTTTTCAACGGGCTATTCAATAGAGCCCTATGAGATAGTGTATCTTCTTGAGCGCTTTGGTAGTTGGGAAAATGTGGAAGAGTTCCAAGATGTTTTTGACCAAGGAATAGAAATATTCCAGATAGAAACGTTAAACCCCCACTTCCACGAGGATAAGGGGCAGGAACATGTAAAGGAGATGGTGCTGCTGTCTTTAACCACAATATACCACTCAAAACTTGCATCAGAGCGGTTGAAGAGGCAGATTTTAGAGGACCTCAGAATGCATGGAATAATAAAAGAGGATGAAGAACCGCCAAAACCAAGGGTCATGAGACCAATAAAGGACATAGACATCAAAAAGTGGATGAAAACCCTCGAATCAAACCAAGAAACTCTCTTGAGGTTCGATTTATGA